The following are from one region of the Candidatus Neomarinimicrobiota bacterium genome:
- the nuoH gene encoding NADH-quinone oxidoreductase subunit NuoH, which translates to MVDFLLDRFSRIPWLEGMPDGLQFSFAAVLVALPIFLFIAVNAMVAVYVERKVSAFMQDRLGPMGQGVGLHAGKWGLLQTVADAIKLLLKEDIIPASADRRLFIVAPFILFIASFITFVALPFNQHIMAADFNIGILYIIAVGSIGVVGIILAGYSSNNKWSLYGAMRSAAQIISYEIPVGLSVLTVVMLVGSLQMQEIIRAQSGTMWGFLPNWFVFDNPFCFIAFFVLFISGIAEVNRTPFDLPEAESELVAGFHTEYSGMRWAFFFLTEYANMFIVAALAAILFLGGWQSPIEGVMDGPIWGFIWFMGKAAFLIFVMIWFRWTFPRLRTDQLMVMCWKYFIPLALFNILGVGLWDLFIA; encoded by the coding sequence ATGGTCGACTTCTTGCTTGACCGGTTTTCCCGGATTCCCTGGCTGGAAGGGATGCCGGATGGACTTCAGTTTTCCTTTGCCGCAGTGCTGGTGGCTCTCCCGATTTTCCTGTTCATCGCCGTGAATGCCATGGTGGCTGTTTATGTTGAGCGTAAGGTGTCCGCCTTTATGCAGGACAGACTCGGCCCCATGGGACAGGGTGTGGGACTCCATGCGGGAAAGTGGGGACTCCTGCAGACCGTGGCTGATGCCATCAAGCTCCTTCTTAAGGAAGACATAATTCCTGCGAGTGCGGACAGGAGACTGTTCATCGTGGCACCGTTCATCCTTTTTATCGCGTCGTTCATAACATTTGTTGCCCTCCCTTTCAATCAGCATATAATGGCGGCCGATTTCAATATCGGCATACTCTACATTATCGCCGTCGGTTCCATTGGTGTTGTGGGCATTATTCTTGCCGGCTACAGCTCCAATAACAAATGGTCTCTTTACGGCGCCATGCGTTCTGCGGCCCAGATTATCAGCTATGAAATTCCGGTTGGGCTTTCTGTCCTTACTGTTGTCATGCTGGTTGGAAGTCTGCAGATGCAGGAGATTATCCGGGCCCAGTCCGGGACAATGTGGGGATTTCTACCCAACTGGTTTGTTTTCGATAACCCATTTTGTTTCATAGCCTTCTTTGTCCTCTTCATCTCCGGAATCGCTGAGGTGAATCGAACCCCATTTGACCTCCCTGAGGCAGAATCAGAACTGGTTGCGGGGTTTCACACCGAATATTCCGGTATGAGGTGGGCGTTCTTCTTCCTTACGGAATATGCCAACATGTTTATCGTGGCGGCATTGGCGGCCATTCTGTTTCTGGGGGGGTGGCAGAGTCCTATTGAAGGTGTGATGGATGGACCCATTTGGGGATTCATCTGGTTCATGGGCAAGGCAGCTTTTCTCATTTTTGTCATGATCTGGTTCCGTTGGACGTTCCCCCGGTTGAGGACCGACCAGCTGATGGTTATGTGCTGGAAGTATTTCATACCTCTGGCCCTTTTCAATATCTTGGGAGTGGGACTCTGGGATTTGTTTATCGCTTGA
- a CDS encoding NADH-quinone oxidoreductase subunit J, giving the protein MEGEAGSNPVTGATLIFWSVIAVTVVSAFFVVQSQKLLYSALALLFTFVGVAGLYVFMMADFIAAVQIVIYVGGILVLLIFGIMLTHRIADIRISHTSVQRGAGGTVVLFILAGLIYMISTSPWHLEDAPEPESTVDGIGRLLMIDYLLPFEVASVLLLAALIGAAMLSRKVR; this is encoded by the coding sequence GTGGAAGGAGAAGCAGGAAGCAACCCGGTGACCGGTGCAACTCTGATCTTCTGGTCTGTTATTGCCGTCACCGTGGTGTCTGCTTTCTTTGTTGTCCAGTCACAAAAACTCCTCTATTCCGCCCTGGCTCTTTTGTTCACTTTTGTAGGCGTGGCGGGACTTTACGTTTTCATGATGGCCGATTTCATCGCTGCAGTCCAGATAGTCATTTACGTGGGTGGCATACTTGTCCTTCTCATTTTTGGGATCATGCTAACACACCGGATCGCCGATATCCGGATTTCCCATACGAGTGTTCAGCGGGGTGCCGGAGGGACAGTGGTACTGTTCATTCTCGCGGGGTTGATCTACATGATTTCGACCTCGCCCTGGCATCTGGAGGATGCTCCTGAACCTGAAAGTACTGTGGATGGTATTGGGAGACTCTTGATGATTGACTATCTACTTCCCTTTGAAGTGGCGTCTGTCCTTCTCCTGGCGGCCCTGATAGGTGCCGCCATGCTGTCCAGAAAGGTACGCTGA
- the nuoK gene encoding NADH-quinone oxidoreductase subunit NuoK — MGSLSTYLSIGAVLFALGLYGVITRRNGVAVLMGVELILNSANVNFIAFARFGGMNLGGHVFSLFVIVMAAAEVVVALAIIINIYNNLGTVNIDDAASLRH; from the coding sequence ATGGGGAGTCTGTCAACCTATCTCAGCATCGGAGCTGTTCTTTTTGCGCTGGGTCTCTACGGAGTCATCACCCGGAGAAACGGAGTGGCTGTCCTTATGGGTGTGGAGCTGATCTTGAATTCCGCGAATGTAAACTTTATCGCGTTCGCACGGTTCGGGGGAATGAATCTGGGGGGTCACGTTTTTTCTCTATTTGTGATAGTAATGGCCGCCGCTGAAGTAGTGGTGGCACTCGCCATTATCATCAATATCTATAATAATCTGGGAACGGTGAACATCGATGATGCCGCCAGTCTGAGGCACTAA
- the ndhC gene encoding NADH-quinone oxidoreductase subunit A: MYRNFGTTFMFVLIGIVLLAVALVLQRIVSPGRKTPEKLSTYECGEDVEGTGWVQFNIRFYVVALVFIIFEVEVIFLFPWAVVFGELGLFAFVEMMIFLFILAVGLAYVWRKGDLDWVKHSVSYGKGRYRKLQVDKTFPTPQEPIHSRHPSGGEEVPAI, from the coding sequence ATGTATAGAAACTTCGGCACCACTTTCATGTTCGTCCTCATCGGAATCGTCCTTCTTGCGGTCGCCCTGGTACTGCAAAGGATTGTCTCCCCCGGAAGAAAGACCCCTGAGAAGTTGTCCACTTATGAGTGCGGTGAAGATGTCGAGGGGACGGGCTGGGTGCAGTTTAATATCCGATTCTATGTTGTCGCCCTTGTTTTCATCATCTTTGAGGTGGAGGTAATCTTCCTCTTTCCGTGGGCAGTTGTTTTCGGGGAACTCGGTCTTTTTGCATTTGTTGAGATGATGATTTTCCTCTTCATTCTCGCCGTGGGACTGGCGTACGTATGGAGAAAGGGCGATCTGGATTGGGTCAAGCATTCAGTCTCTTACGGAAAAGGTCGATACCGAAAGCTGCAAGTGGACAAGACGTTCCCCACTCCTCAGGAACCGATTCATTCCCGACATCCGTCTGGTGGGGAGGAGGTCCCCGCCATTTAG
- the nuoL gene encoding NADH-quinone oxidoreductase subunit L: MAAYGILILFLPLLAFAVQIFLGKRLPRQGDWVSVSAVLITFCLTLAMFAVMLVLYDRDFEVEKTWEWIDVGRVQVHLGILIDNITVVMLLVVAVVSSVVHVYSIGYMKGDPRYSRYFAYLSLFTFSMNGIVLSNNLFSIYMFWELVGLSSYLLIGFWFEKDSAANAGKKAFIVNRIGDIGMFIGIMLIFTATGSFLYKDIFSGIAAGLISPGLLTVAGLCLFAGAVGKSAQFPLHVWLPDAMEGPTPVSALIHAATMVAAGVYLTVRLFPIFTPEALTAMAYVGGFTAIFSAIIAVTQNDIKRVLAYSTVSQLGYMIMAVGTGAYIAGLFHLVTHAAFKAGLFLCSGSVIHAMHHAYHKLDDRLSDAQDMRNMGGLKERMRITYWTMVVCTVAITGIPLTSGFLSKDAILAGTLSLSSKYPQHFLLAVFGFGAAFLTALYMFRLIFMTFHGKPAKREVLDHVHESPPVMTVPLVVLAGLCLFFLYTLPQGVNPFSDQGWFTDLVVARDSAVPGHVNPPAHTIQEGMHRAHTPAMGLSLLMAITGIVVAVAIYLRKRFSAQKLAQRFAIPYKLSFNKFFVDEIYHRFIVAPLLILAKIVGFFDWELYDRYFINGFGRITEKISRIVGIRLDFDLLDQQVVDGLGRGTRMLGSGLRLVQTGKVQNYLILVLAGIIVIFVIQAM; this comes from the coding sequence ATGGCTGCCTACGGAATACTTATTCTCTTCCTTCCCCTTCTGGCTTTTGCCGTTCAGATCTTTCTTGGCAAGCGACTCCCTCGTCAAGGCGACTGGGTGTCAGTGTCAGCTGTGCTCATCACGTTCTGTCTGACCCTTGCCATGTTTGCCGTCATGCTGGTGTTATATGACCGGGATTTTGAGGTGGAGAAGACATGGGAATGGATTGACGTGGGGAGAGTTCAGGTACACCTGGGGATTCTAATAGACAATATCACGGTTGTTATGCTACTGGTGGTGGCGGTTGTCTCAAGCGTAGTACACGTCTATTCCATCGGATACATGAAAGGCGATCCCAGGTATTCCAGGTATTTTGCATACCTTTCTCTGTTCACCTTTTCAATGAATGGGATTGTACTTTCCAACAACCTTTTCAGTATCTATATGTTTTGGGAACTGGTGGGCTTGAGTTCTTATCTTCTCATCGGATTCTGGTTCGAAAAGGACTCTGCTGCCAATGCCGGTAAGAAAGCTTTCATAGTGAACCGGATAGGGGATATCGGTATGTTTATCGGTATCATGCTCATTTTCACAGCAACCGGGTCATTCTTGTACAAGGACATTTTCTCTGGGATTGCAGCCGGCCTGATTTCACCAGGACTTCTTACCGTGGCGGGTCTTTGTCTATTCGCGGGGGCCGTTGGAAAATCCGCTCAGTTTCCTCTTCACGTATGGCTCCCCGACGCGATGGAAGGGCCGACTCCCGTGAGTGCATTGATTCACGCGGCTACTATGGTTGCTGCAGGAGTCTATCTAACCGTTAGACTTTTTCCCATTTTCACCCCCGAAGCTTTGACGGCCATGGCCTACGTTGGGGGATTCACCGCCATCTTCTCTGCCATCATTGCCGTCACCCAAAACGATATTAAGAGAGTCCTTGCCTATTCCACCGTGAGTCAACTCGGATATATGATAATGGCTGTGGGGACGGGAGCTTATATTGCTGGACTGTTTCATCTCGTTACCCACGCTGCATTCAAGGCGGGTCTTTTCCTCTGTAGCGGCAGCGTCATCCACGCGATGCACCATGCTTATCACAAACTCGATGACCGCCTGTCCGATGCGCAGGATATGAGAAACATGGGCGGTCTGAAGGAAAGGATGAGAATCACCTACTGGACCATGGTAGTTTGCACAGTGGCTATCACAGGCATTCCCCTCACTTCCGGATTCCTTTCGAAAGATGCGATACTTGCGGGTACTCTCTCATTGTCGTCCAAGTATCCACAGCATTTCCTCCTCGCCGTATTCGGATTCGGGGCGGCATTCCTGACGGCACTTTACATGTTTCGCCTCATATTCATGACCTTCCACGGCAAGCCTGCAAAGCGGGAGGTTCTGGATCATGTCCATGAATCACCGCCAGTAATGACGGTGCCTCTCGTTGTTCTGGCGGGACTGTGCCTGTTCTTCCTCTATACGTTGCCCCAAGGAGTGAATCCCTTCTCGGATCAAGGTTGGTTCACAGACCTCGTAGTGGCAAGGGATTCCGCCGTTCCAGGACACGTCAACCCACCGGCTCATACTATCCAAGAGGGTATGCATCGTGCCCACACACCCGCCATGGGACTTTCCCTGCTCATGGCCATAACTGGAATTGTCGTTGCCGTGGCGATCTATCTGCGAAAGCGCTTTTCCGCCCAGAAGCTGGCCCAGAGGTTTGCCATTCCCTATAAACTGTCGTTTAACAAGTTTTTCGTCGATGAGATTTATCACAGGTTTATCGTCGCTCCCCTCCTTATTCTGGCAAAGATTGTGGGATTCTTCGACTGGGAGTTGTACGACAGGTACTTCATCAACGGGTTTGGCAGAATTACGGAAAAGATTTCAAGAATTGTTGGCATTCGACTGGATTTTGATCTGCTCGATCAACAGGTTGTGGATGGTTTGGGAAGAGGCACTCGCATGCTTGGCTCGGGCCTTCGTCTTGTTCAAACGGGTAAGGTGCAGAATTATCTGATCCTGGTCCTTGCAGGAATTATTGTCATTTTTGTCATTCAGGCAATGTAG
- a CDS encoding NAD(+)/NADH kinase encodes MKVAIWANTAKEEFWKLFPKLMTWFQENKQEVFLTTRIVGMLEDKSRFDFSVISSLQEFSQVDFVLAMGGDGTILSGARAVGHMQIPILGVHLGGFGFLAEGSVGNLFGRLKSIISDEYIIFSRMVLEVQVGDSDKRVFHSLNDLVIDRGESSRLMRCTLTMNERLITSYSADGLIISTPTGSTAYNLSAGGPIIAPWLSLFTVTPICPHSLSSRPIVLPSQEELAISFPHGESELRVAMDGQIQERVGSKEIIYVRRAPYDVQMITFEDRNYFHTLRTKMGWGQSDELTS; translated from the coding sequence ATGAAAGTTGCTATCTGGGCGAACACTGCCAAGGAGGAATTCTGGAAGCTCTTTCCGAAGCTCATGACTTGGTTCCAGGAGAATAAACAGGAGGTGTTTCTCACAACCAGAATTGTGGGAATGCTGGAGGATAAGTCCCGGTTTGATTTTTCCGTGATCAGCTCCTTGCAGGAATTTTCTCAAGTTGACTTCGTCCTAGCTATGGGTGGAGATGGTACCATCCTCTCAGGGGCCAGAGCTGTCGGCCACATGCAGATTCCAATTCTGGGAGTTCATCTTGGTGGATTCGGCTTTCTGGCAGAAGGATCGGTGGGCAACCTTTTCGGTCGTCTCAAATCCATCATCAGCGATGAGTATATTATCTTTTCCAGGATGGTTCTTGAGGTCCAGGTCGGAGACAGTGATAAAAGGGTATTTCACTCCCTGAACGATCTGGTGATCGATCGAGGTGAAAGCTCGCGGTTGATGAGGTGCACTCTCACCATGAACGAACGGTTGATCACCTCGTACTCCGCCGATGGGCTCATTATTTCTACTCCCACAGGATCCACCGCTTACAATCTTTCAGCCGGCGGTCCCATTATAGCTCCCTGGTTGTCGTTGTTCACCGTGACGCCTATCTGCCCCCACTCCCTTTCGTCACGTCCTATCGTTTTGCCTTCCCAGGAAGAACTGGCGATCTCCTTCCCGCACGGGGAGTCAGAACTCAGAGTGGCTATGGACGGCCAGATTCAGGAAAGAGTGGGGTCGAAAGAAATTATCTATGTTCGAAGAGCACCGTATGATGTACAGATGATTACGTTTGAAGACAGGAACTATTTCCACACTCTAAGAACAAAAATGGGTTGGGGACAGAGCGACGAACTGACTTCCTAA
- the xseA gene encoding exodeoxyribonuclease VII large subunit codes for MFTVSQITSQVRAILETSFPSIWVEGEISNFKHHTSGHMYFTLKDDRSELKAVMFRRDNQFLRFSVEDGMKVLAEGAVTVYEARGIYQLVVRRMEPAGLGTLYLAFEALKKKLAEEGLFADERKRPIPRYPSMVGVVTSPTGAAIQDIKNILARRAPHVRIIIRPALVQGDDAADDIVDAIRDFGEFGGIDTLILGRGGGSLEDLWPFNEEKVARAMFDCSIPIISAVGHESDFTIADMVADLRAPTPSAAAELVSPSRQEIQVFLEESERRQREALLTMLKMAWQRLDSLMGRYGFRQPQVLVDQKKQRVDDLRERMGQRMTFVVGLHLSAFEGLEKRLLGASPMGILRRGYSIAYNPHNKHIIKSVKLLEIGKRFALIMSDGETTVETKEIREE; via the coding sequence GTGTTCACGGTATCACAGATCACTTCGCAGGTTAGGGCTATTCTGGAGACTTCATTTCCTTCCATATGGGTGGAAGGGGAGATTTCCAACTTCAAACACCACACGTCTGGTCACATGTATTTCACCCTAAAAGATGATCGCTCCGAACTGAAGGCCGTCATGTTCAGGAGAGACAATCAATTCCTGAGGTTTTCCGTGGAGGATGGCATGAAAGTCCTGGCAGAGGGTGCCGTGACTGTCTACGAGGCGAGGGGGATTTACCAGTTGGTGGTCAGGCGGATGGAGCCGGCTGGGTTGGGGACGCTCTATCTTGCATTTGAGGCACTTAAGAAAAAACTTGCAGAGGAGGGCCTTTTTGCAGACGAAAGAAAGCGGCCCATCCCCCGCTATCCATCAATGGTGGGCGTTGTAACCTCACCCACTGGTGCAGCTATTCAGGACATAAAAAACATTCTTGCCAGGCGGGCACCTCATGTGAGAATTATCATTCGTCCCGCCCTTGTCCAGGGCGACGACGCGGCAGATGATATTGTAGATGCCATCAGGGATTTCGGGGAATTTGGAGGCATCGATACACTTATCTTGGGAAGGGGCGGCGGATCCTTGGAGGATCTCTGGCCATTCAATGAGGAAAAGGTCGCTCGTGCCATGTTTGACTGTTCCATCCCTATCATTTCAGCAGTGGGCCATGAAAGCGATTTCACCATTGCTGACATGGTAGCCGACCTGAGAGCGCCCACACCCTCAGCAGCGGCAGAATTGGTTTCTCCGTCCCGACAGGAGATTCAGGTTTTTCTGGAAGAATCGGAGAGACGGCAGCGGGAGGCACTCCTCACCATGCTTAAGATGGCATGGCAGCGACTGGATTCTCTGATGGGGAGGTACGGTTTCAGGCAGCCGCAGGTTCTTGTAGATCAAAAAAAGCAGAGGGTGGACGATTTACGTGAGAGAATGGGGCAGCGGATGACATTTGTGGTGGGTCTTCATCTCTCCGCATTTGAAGGACTCGAAAAAAGGCTCCTCGGAGCAAGTCCCATGGGAATCCTGAGGAGAGGATATTCAATTGCTTACAATCCCCATAACAAGCACATTATCAAGAGCGTAAAACTTCTCGAGATTGGCAAGAGATTCGCTCTGATCATGTCAGATGGGGAAACGACCGTGGAGACAAAGGAAATCCGTGAAGAATAG
- a CDS encoding HU family DNA-binding protein, translating to MTKADIIDRVAEATGLTKVETEAVMSGIVSTIISALKENDRVELRGFGTFGVKRRDPRRARNPGTGEVVHLPERYVPTFKASRLLRTIVNDALMG from the coding sequence GTGACAAAGGCCGATATTATCGACAGGGTGGCCGAGGCAACGGGATTGACGAAGGTGGAAACCGAAGCCGTCATGAGCGGAATAGTCTCGACGATCATATCAGCTCTTAAAGAGAATGATCGCGTCGAACTGAGAGGATTTGGTACATTTGGAGTGAAAAGGCGAGATCCCCGAAGGGCAAGGAATCCCGGTACCGGTGAAGTCGTGCATCTACCTGAACGGTACGTTCCCACTTTTAAGGCTTCCAGATTGCTTCGGACCATCGTTAATGACGCCCTTATGGGCTAG
- a CDS encoding 4Fe-4S binding protein, with protein MRYFSNIWQAITTLLVSLRVTILHFFKARRGIVTLQYPVERWPRPERNIGFDLDRYNVIRSRLHVDMDDCIGCLKCERACPVGCITIRTSKVDKGVDIPELNHVGVTSHGTQKRLLVERFDIDMTECCYCNLCVYPCPEECIYMVGGPNSPKHEIDYEFSEYDRSRMIYRFSKVPPVEAAEWKEKQEATR; from the coding sequence GTGAGGTATTTCTCAAACATCTGGCAGGCAATTACCACACTTCTGGTGAGTCTCAGAGTGACCATCCTCCACTTCTTCAAGGCGCGCAGAGGGATCGTTACGCTCCAGTACCCGGTGGAACGGTGGCCCAGACCCGAGCGGAACATCGGTTTTGACCTTGACCGGTACAACGTTATCAGAAGCAGGCTCCATGTTGACATGGATGACTGCATCGGCTGCCTGAAATGTGAGCGCGCCTGCCCCGTGGGTTGCATCACCATTCGAACGTCAAAGGTTGACAAGGGAGTTGACATACCTGAGTTGAATCACGTAGGTGTCACCTCTCACGGGACACAGAAGCGGTTATTGGTGGAACGCTTCGATATCGATATGACCGAGTGCTGCTACTGTAATTTGTGTGTCTATCCATGCCCGGAAGAGTGTATTTACATGGTAGGGGGACCGAATTCACCGAAACATGAGATCGATTACGAGTTCTCAGAGTACGACAGAAGCCGCATGATCTACCGGTTTTCCAAGGTTCCTCCTGTTGAGGCGGCAGAGTGGAAGGAGAAGCAGGAAGCAACCCGGTGA
- a CDS encoding NADH-quinone oxidoreductase subunit D, translated as MGVEYDQELGTVHAEEMVLNIGPQHPSTHGVLRLKVRTDGEIVTRITPYIGYLHRCFEKHCENLTYDQCIPFTDRCDYIASMNNNFGFALAVEELMEIEVPEKVQYVRVIVAEVNRIASHLLSIGTFGLDVGAFTPFLYCFRDRERILDLFEMLCGARLLYNYIWVGGVSHDFPVGWVEKAYEFLDYFEPQIREYNELLTYNKIFIERTADVGVLPEEVAISYGVSGPNLRGSGVRWDLRRDDPYSIYDRFEFDIPLGTGAMGSVGDCWDRYYVRIREMEESAKIVRQALDQMPREGDVHAALPRKIRPPEGQVYRRSETPRGDLGFYIISDGSPIPFRVKLRSPAFTALSCIDEIARGWMIADVIAVLGSLDIVLGEIDR; from the coding sequence ATGGGAGTAGAGTACGATCAGGAGCTAGGGACTGTTCACGCTGAAGAGATGGTTCTTAACATAGGACCACAGCATCCCAGCACCCATGGTGTTCTCCGGTTAAAAGTCCGAACCGATGGAGAAATTGTCACCAGGATTACACCTTATATCGGTTACCTCCACCGCTGTTTTGAGAAACACTGTGAGAATTTGACTTACGATCAGTGTATCCCTTTTACAGATCGCTGCGATTACATCGCGTCCATGAACAACAACTTTGGCTTCGCCCTTGCTGTGGAGGAACTGATGGAGATTGAAGTTCCCGAGAAAGTGCAGTACGTGCGGGTGATCGTTGCGGAGGTGAACCGCATTGCCAGCCATCTGCTTTCGATCGGGACTTTCGGTCTCGATGTGGGGGCGTTCACGCCGTTTCTTTACTGTTTTCGCGATCGGGAGAGAATTCTGGACCTCTTTGAAATGCTTTGCGGGGCACGTCTGTTGTACAACTACATCTGGGTGGGAGGAGTTTCCCACGATTTTCCCGTGGGTTGGGTGGAAAAGGCCTACGAATTCCTCGATTATTTCGAACCGCAAATACGCGAATACAATGAACTGCTCACCTACAATAAGATTTTCATTGAGCGGACGGCGGACGTCGGAGTACTTCCTGAAGAGGTTGCAATCAGCTACGGTGTATCGGGACCCAACCTCCGGGGATCAGGAGTGCGGTGGGACCTCCGCAGGGACGACCCTTATAGCATCTACGACCGCTTTGAATTTGACATCCCCCTCGGCACAGGGGCTATGGGTTCAGTGGGAGATTGCTGGGATCGGTATTATGTCCGGATAAGAGAGATGGAAGAGAGTGCGAAAATCGTTCGGCAAGCCCTCGACCAGATGCCCCGGGAAGGGGATGTTCATGCTGCCCTACCCAGGAAGATCCGACCACCCGAGGGACAGGTGTACAGGAGGAGTGAAACGCCCCGCGGGGATCTCGGGTTCTACATAATAAGTGACGGTTCACCCATACCTTTCAGGGTCAAGCTCAGATCACCGGCGTTTACGGCGCTGAGTTGCATCGATGAAATTGCTCGTGGGTGGATGATCGCTGATGTCATTGCCGTCCTGGGGAGTCTCGATATTGTCCTTGGGGAGATTGATCGCTAA
- a CDS encoding NADH-quinone oxidoreductase subunit C, with translation MQFVEIIDTINTNFKRGLIPTGEDVPRDHIRVPYGVWDGLAAFLRHEETLKFDSLMCITGIDEGPEEENLGVIYNLHSMTHGHKVEVRIRVRKSNPVVPSVEQIWRIADWFEREVYDMYGIKFEGHRDLRRILLPDDWEGYPLRKDYVFPDTWHGIVVPKVKEGWE, from the coding sequence ATGCAATTCGTCGAAATCATCGATACGATCAATACGAATTTCAAGCGTGGTCTGATTCCCACGGGAGAAGACGTCCCACGGGACCACATTCGCGTTCCATATGGCGTGTGGGACGGCCTGGCGGCTTTTCTTCGGCACGAGGAGACGTTGAAGTTCGATTCACTCATGTGTATCACCGGGATCGACGAGGGGCCTGAGGAAGAAAACCTAGGGGTCATATACAATCTTCATTCAATGACGCATGGTCACAAAGTGGAGGTTCGTATTCGGGTACGTAAATCGAATCCTGTTGTCCCTTCCGTCGAGCAAATCTGGAGGATTGCCGATTGGTTTGAGCGCGAAGTGTACGACATGTACGGTATCAAGTTTGAAGGGCACAGGGATTTGAGAAGGATTCTTCTCCCGGACGACTGGGAGGGATATCCCTTAAGAAAAGATTATGTATTTCCCGACACGTGGCATGGAATTGTGGTGCCAAAAGTGAAGGAAGGATGGGAGTAG
- the xseB gene encoding exodeoxyribonuclease VII small subunit, giving the protein MAESKKSLSFEEATVRLEEIVRKLEDEAVSLEESLRLFEEGIELTELCRERLDEAELKIKKLARNDSGKLKLTSED; this is encoded by the coding sequence ATGGCTGAAAGCAAGAAATCACTCAGCTTCGAAGAAGCGACTGTAAGACTGGAGGAGATTGTGCGAAAACTGGAGGATGAGGCCGTCTCCCTGGAAGAGAGCCTGAGACTCTTCGAAGAGGGGATCGAGCTAACCGAGTTATGTCGCGAAAGGTTGGATGAAGCGGAACTGAAGATTAAGAAACTTGCAAGAAATGATTCGGGAAAACTGAAACTGACATCCGAGGACTGA
- a CDS encoding proline dehydrogenase family protein — protein sequence MSSVHKSVLSLLSVFPKPFVEQFAARYVAGETWREAVQEVRKLNTLGLSATLDILGEQSRSVGEIEKVKGSYLQLYDAIEQEGLDCNISLKLSHLGLGHEDRLAVKSLREILEQAKQLNNFLRIDMENSRYTDATIRNFRECLERYKGVGIVLQSYLRRSRSDLANLMGKRVNVRVCKGIYRESREIAFQDRDGIRQSFIQLVQEGLLGDAYIAIATHDRYLMDTLETWIGNKGISRDRYEFQVLYGVPVGGRLESLVKRGHKVRVYVPFGEDWYPYAMRRLTENPRMVGYILKNFFSKM from the coding sequence ATGTCTTCTGTTCACAAGTCCGTTCTCTCTTTACTGTCCGTATTTCCAAAACCCTTCGTTGAGCAATTCGCGGCACGATACGTGGCGGGCGAGACATGGAGAGAGGCGGTTCAGGAGGTCCGAAAACTCAATACGCTCGGCCTTTCTGCCACCCTTGATATTCTTGGGGAACAGTCCAGGTCAGTCGGAGAAATTGAGAAAGTTAAAGGGTCGTATCTCCAACTCTATGACGCAATAGAGCAGGAGGGACTGGACTGTAATATCTCTCTCAAGCTCTCCCATCTGGGGCTCGGACACGAGGATCGCCTCGCGGTAAAATCGCTCCGGGAAATCTTAGAGCAGGCCAAACAACTGAACAACTTTTTGCGTATCGATATGGAAAATTCCCGCTACACAGATGCCACCATTCGCAACTTCCGGGAGTGCCTTGAACGTTACAAGGGAGTGGGGATCGTTCTGCAATCCTACCTGAGACGCAGCAGGAGTGATCTGGCCAATCTCATGGGAAAAAGAGTCAACGTGAGGGTATGCAAGGGCATTTACCGAGAGTCGCGTGAAATCGCCTTTCAGGATCGCGATGGCATTCGTCAGAGCTTCATACAACTTGTCCAGGAGGGACTTTTGGGGGACGCCTATATTGCCATTGCTACCCACGACCGGTACCTCATGGACACCCTGGAAACATGGATTGGGAACAAGGGGATTTCAAGGGATCGTTACGAATTCCAGGTGCTGTATGGTGTTCCTGTGGGAGGTCGCCTGGAGTCACTCGTTAAACGAGGACACAAGGTTCGTGTCTACGTCCCCTTCGGTGAAGACTGGTACCCCTATGCCATGCGCAGGTTGACAGAGAATCCCCGTATGGTGGGATACATTCTGAAGAATTTCTTCTCAAAAATGTAA